The Megachile rotundata isolate GNS110a chromosome 3, iyMegRotu1, whole genome shotgun sequence genome includes a window with the following:
- the LOC105662771 gene encoding uncharacterized protein LOC105662771: protein MSRITLKVYPIATVQGGLNRSEVNRISFATCNSCPRKILNPMQLHTRCKVCSSANSSLFVNNNMDPGSVPFELACLTNVEELLIARIHPVICYFKIRGGQTGYKDNVINFRQDITGLCDTLLPTDNELRTIFIGTNHRYYHDININERRLSQLENEPNLEHLLENVVNAEPQSGDEYDDHLNESFYPHLPNIDQEEAIRRRLNEDEVLRWPMQENQPINEFDTEGYIAQAFPTLFPFGRADLNQERNRRIKPNDYFKYLMEYNDVDEVLQRIEEEPRLQSSLMVYASQLRSTTPYWKARCGELLDMVTQLGSPTVFFTLSAADYHWNKLFQLISPNLDVNNIDDNARRRLIHENPMITAEFFKRRVEIFRKTFLKPVFRVNDFWMRYEWQFRGSPHVHGLLWLDNAPSLTSIATMTEAEKNVALAFCDGLTKAWNPDSSVRPANGDHPCRKIFSEIENLEEDLALILNTVQRHTRCGQHCIRKVRNSNLYACRFKFPQPLCEESTFVEENGAIVFLPKRNDPLLNRYNKLITQTWRANVDIAIVTSIEAILNYIAKYVSKGEVASTNFSELIARIADLYQANDNGTVIIRKLLQASLTGRDYSAQEVCHVLMGWPIFERTRTFVVLNLNENQWVPIDAANLHLNNMITRYRTRARSLNVTLFDFYKNFKIERNEVKRRQKSTIVRVFPRLKNSVDAEMQESFYKQQLTLHIPWWHAPDTLLQRPNEAPFETWAEAYVFYNMILDEELPLNENDDEFEAIEPRNENELNLEMALARIRQDWNVERPLGERIIDFEINWAREREFDYSLPRIRNFLTNFREQPLNNDEQQLPQFNPSNEQLEIYQLCCAQISEIVDEVEPQISRTLIQGKAGTGKSFLINRMVHTIRSRLGDDAVKVLAPTGVAATNISGSTIHSFLKIPIFARFQPLSGNAQRQFQLQMEPVKFLIFDEYSMIGLDAWRKIEQRCREAYPLVDSPFGGLRVYFFGDLQQLPPVKDAPIFKYNTPRQEHSLGKIAFQTIQRFCKMTTSLRQNSPQQLAFRDLLDALALGEMNEENYNLLTTRLMSRLQPDERNIFRATTHLFPTNADVFLHNQKHLAATGYPVVKFDAEHNNALAAVALLEKASVLSASLCLSINAKVMLRKNLWVAGGLVNGSLGHVTDIIYDEGRGAPSLPRVIMVKFDSYLGSNYDDGSFPILPIEASWSDGHNDCTRKQFPLVLAYAMTIHKAQGLTLDKAVVHLGTKETVAGLSYVALS from the exons ATGAGCCGGATCACTTTGAAAGTGTATCCAATCGCAACTGTGCAAGGAGGTTTGAACAGAAGTGAAGTGAACAGAATCAGCTTTGCAACTTGTAATTCGTgtccaagaaaaattttgaatCCAATGCAACTTCATACTAGATGCAAAGTTTGTTCCAGCGCAAATTCATCTttgtttgtaaataataatatggaTCCAGGTTCAGTGCCATTTGAGCTTGCATGTTTAACAAATGTTGAAGAGCTTTTAATCGCTCGCATCCATCCTGTTATCTGTTACTTCAAGATAAGAGGTGGTCAAACGGGTTATaaagacaatgtaataaacTTTCGTCAAGATATTACTGGTCTTTGTGATACTTTGTTACCAACTGATAATGAACTCCGAACTATTTTCATTGGA ACAAATCATCGTTATTACCATGACATCAATATAAATGAAAGAAGATTAAGCCAACTTGAAAATGAACCTAATCTTGAACACTTACTTGAGAATGTTGTCAATGCTGAGCCACAAAGCGGTGATGAATATGATGACCATTTGAATGAGTCTTTTTATCCACATTTACCTAATATTGACCAAGAAGAAGCTATAAGGCGTAGATTGAACGAAGATGAAGTTTTAAGATGGCCAATGCAAGAAAATCAGCCAATCAATGAATTTGACACTGAAGGGTATATAGCACAAGCTTTTCCAACTTTATTTCCTTTCGGTAGAGCTGATTTGAATCAAGAGCGAAATAGACGAATAAAGCCAAATGATTACTTCAAATATCTCATGGAGTATAACGATG TTGATGAGGTCCTACAAAGAATTGAAGAAGAACCACGATTACAGTCATCCCTCATGGTTTATGCATCACAGCTAAGATCAACCACACCATATTGGAAAGCACGATGCGGTGAACTTTTAGATATGGTTACTCAGCTAGGAAGTCCTACAGTCTTTTTCACATTATCCGCAGCTGATTATCATTGGAACAAGCTTTTCCAACTGATTTCACCTAATCTTGATGTCAATAATATAGATGATAATGCTAGAAGACGGTTAATACACGAGAACCCAATGATCACTGCTGAGTTTTTCAAAAGACGAGTGGAGATTTTTAGAAAAACATTTTTGAAACCAGTTTTCAGAGTGAACGACTTTTGGATGAGATACGAATGGCAATTCAGGGGTAGTCCTCATGTGCATGGGTTACTTTGGCTTGATAATGCTCCTAGCCTTACATCTATTGCGACTATGACAGAGGCCGAAAAGAATGTTGCATTAGCCTTTTGTGATGGCTTGACTAAAGCTTGGAATCCCGATTCCTCTGTAAGACCAGCCAATGGGGATCATCCTTGCAGAAAGATTTTTTCTGAAATTGAAAATCTTGAAGAGGATTTGGCTCTCATATTGAACACAGTGCAGAGACATACAAGATGTGGCCAGCATTGCATTCGAAAAGTTAGAAACTCAAATCTGTATGCTTGTCGCTTCAAATTTCCCCAACCTTTGTGTGAAGAAAGTACTTTTGTTGAAGAAAACGGTGCCATTGTTTTTCTTCCAAAGCGTAATGATCCATTACTCAACCGCTACAACAAGCTTATCACTCAAACTTGGCGTGCCAACGTTGACATAGCAATTGTGACGAGCATTGAAgcaattttgaattacattgcTAAATATGTTTCTAAAGGAGAAGTTGCTTCAACTAATTTTTCGGAGCTTATTGCAAGAATTGCTGATTTATATCAGGCAAATGACAATGGAACTGTAATCATCCGTAAATTATTGCAAGCGTCATTAACTGGTCGTGATTACTCTGCACAAGAAGTTTGCCATGTCTTAATGGGATGGCCAATTTTTGAGCGCACTCGTACCTTCGTTGTATTGAACTTGAATGAAAACCAATGGGTACCAATTGATGCAGCCAACTTGCATTTAAATAATATGATAACTCGCTACAGGACCAGAGCTCGATCTTTAAATGTTACTTTGTTTGATTTCtataaaaactttaaaattgaaagaaatgaaGTCAAGCGTCGGCAAAAAAGCACAATAGTCAGAGTTTTCCCAAGACTTAAGAATTCAGTTGATGCAGAAATGCAAGAATCTTTTTATAAACAACAACTTACACTACATATCCCTTGGTGGCATGCTCCAGACACTCTTCTACAAAGACCAAATGAGGCACCTTTTGAAACTTGGGCAGAAGCTTATGTGTTTTATAATATGATTCTGGATGAAGAACTGCCTCTCAATGAAAATGATGACGAGTTTGAAGCGATTGAGCCAAGAAACGAGAACGAATTGAATTTAGAAATGGCTTTAGCTCGAATTAGACAAGATTGGAACGTAGAAAGGCCACTTGGTGAAAGAATCATTGATTTTGAGATCAACTGGGCTAGAGAAAGAGAGTTTGATTATAGTCTGCCGAGAATACGAAATTTTCTCACGAATTTCAGAGAACAACCACTGAACAATGATGAGCAGCAACTACCTCAATTCAATCCATCAAATGAACAGCTAGAAATCTATCAGCTTTGTTGTGCTCAAATAAGTGAAATCGTTGATGAAGTTGAGCCTCAGATAAGTAGAACACTCATTCAAGGAAAAGCAGGGACTGGTAaaagttttttaataaatagaatGGTGCACACTATAAGATCCAGATTAGGAGATGACGCTGTGAAAGTATTGGCTCCTACTGGAGTTGCTGCAACAAACATCAGCGGCTCTACAATCCATTCCTTCTTGAAGATACCTATTTTTGCTAGGTTTCAACCTTTGAGTGGTAATGCGCAACGGCAATTCCAATTGCAAATGGAACCGGTAAAATTCTTGATTTTCGACGAGTACTCTATGATCGGACTCGACGCTTGGAGAAAAATTGAGCAACGCTGTAGAGAAGCATATCCATTAGTTGATAGCCCTTTTGGTGGCTTACGAGTATACTTTTTTGGTGATTTACAGCAACTTCCTCCGGTTAAAGATGCTCCGATTTTCAAATACAATACACCAAGACAAGAACATTCACTTGGTAAAATTGCGTTTCAAACGATCCAGAGATTTTGTAAAATGACTACATCTCTGAGACAAAACTCGCCACAACAACTAGCTTTTAGAGATTTGCTAGATGCACTTGCATTAGGAGAGATGaatgaagaaaattataatttactcaCCACTCGATTGATGTCGCGCCTGCAGCCAgatgaaagaaatatttttagagcCACAACCCACCTTTTTCCTACCAATGCTGATGTTTTTCTCCATAACCAGAAACATTTAGCAGCTACTGGTTATCCCGTAGTCAAATTTGATGCTGAGCATAACAATGCTTTGGCTGCGGTTGCTCTTCTTGAGAAAGCATCTGTACTCTCTGCTTCACTTTGCTTATCAATCAATGCCAAAGTGATGTTGAGGAAAAATCTTTGGGTTGCAGGTGGTCTGGTCAATGGATCATTAGGTCATGTAACGGACATCATTTATGATGAAGGTAGAGGTGCTCCTTCCTTGCCAAGAGTCATCATGGTTAAGTTTGATAGTTACCTCGGCTCTAATTATGATGACGGAAGTTTTCCTATTTTGCCAATCGAAGCTTCTTGGAGTGATGGACACAATGAT